From a single Nicotiana tabacum cultivar K326 chromosome 8, ASM71507v2, whole genome shotgun sequence genomic region:
- the LOC107814542 gene encoding uncharacterized protein LOC107814542 isoform X3: MPFPMKVQPIDSSTCTESIKNDTVKPPVLKSRLKRFFDRPFPSVLRISSAAEKPSAAGAANDGAVAAEFEPSSVCLDKMVENFIEENNEKPSAAKFGRKCNCFNGNSNDSSDDEFDFSTGFSDSVTNSSFGDSSDTLKSLIPCASVAERNLLADTSKIVEKHKSCKRKDDLRKVVTDELLALGYKASTCKSKWEKTSSVPAGEYEYIDVTVEGERVMIDLDFRSEFEIARSTGNYKAVLQLLPFIFIGKADRTQQIVSIVSEAARQSLKKKGMHIAPWRKPEYMKAKWLSPYSRITPAPRAAAAEESDAVAESKEAPSESC; the protein is encoded by the exons ATGCCTTTTCCGATGAAGGTTCAGCCGATCGATTCTTCAACATGTACGGAATCAATCAAAAATGATACAGTTAAGCCGCCTGTGTTGAAATCGCGACTGAAAAGGTTCTTTGATCGACCGTTTCCTAGCGTTTTACGGATTTCGTCGGCGGCTGAGAAGCCGAGTGCCGCCGGCGCTGCTAATGACGGAGCAGTTGCCGCTGAGTTTGAGCCGAGTTCGGTTTGTTTGGACAAAATGGTTGAGAATTTCATCGAAGAGAACAATGAAAAGCCATCCGCTGCCAAATTCGGCCGTAAATGCAATTGCTTTAACGGTAACAGCAATGATAGCTCCGATGATGAGTTTGATTTCTCTACTGGATTTTCTGACTCAGTTACAAACTCTTCGTTTGGGGATTCTTCCGATACTCTCAAG AGCTTAATTCCCTGTGCAAGTGTTGCTGAGAGGAATCTGTTAGCTGACACTTCAAAAATCGTTGAAAAGCACAAATCTTGCAAGCGTAAGGACGATTTGAGAAAAGTCGTCACTGATGAACTTTTAGCTCTTGGCTATAAAGCTTCTACCTGCAAATCCAAATGGGAAAAAACTTCATCTGTTCCTGCTG GTGAGTATGAGTACATTGATGTGACCGTGGAAGGAGAAAGAGTGATGATCGACCTAGATTTCAGATCGGAATTTGAAATAGCGCGATCGACGGGGAATTACAAGGCGGTTCTGCAATTGCTCCCGTTTATCTTCATCGGGAAAGCGGATCGGACTCAGCAGATAGTGTCAATCGTCTCGGAAGCAGCTAGGCAGAGCTTGAAGAAGAAAGGCATGCACATTGCGCCATGGCGCAAACCGGAGTATATGAAAGCCAAATGGCTTAGTCCCTACTCTAGAATCACACCTGCTCCACGCGCCGCCGCAGCAGAGGAGTCTGATGCCGTGGCCGAGAGCAAAGAGGCTCCATCGGAAA GTTGCTAA
- the LOC107814542 gene encoding uncharacterized protein LOC107814542 isoform X4: MPFPMKVQPIDSSTCTESIKNDTVKPPVLKSRLKRFFDRPFPSVLRISSAAEKPSAAGAANDGAVAAEFEPSSVCLDKMVENFIEENNEKPSAAKFGRKCNCFNGNSNDSSDDEFDFSTGFSDSVTNSSFGDSSDTLKSLIPCASVAERNLLADTSKIVEKHKSCKRKDDLRKVVTDELLALGYKASTCKSKWEKTSSVPAGEYEYIDVTVEGERVMIDLDFRSEFEIARSTGNYKAVLQLLPFIFIGKADRTQQIVSIVSEAARQSLKKKGMHIAPWRKPEYMKAKWLSPYSRITPAPRAAAAEESDAVAESKEAPSEM; encoded by the exons ATGCCTTTTCCGATGAAGGTTCAGCCGATCGATTCTTCAACATGTACGGAATCAATCAAAAATGATACAGTTAAGCCGCCTGTGTTGAAATCGCGACTGAAAAGGTTCTTTGATCGACCGTTTCCTAGCGTTTTACGGATTTCGTCGGCGGCTGAGAAGCCGAGTGCCGCCGGCGCTGCTAATGACGGAGCAGTTGCCGCTGAGTTTGAGCCGAGTTCGGTTTGTTTGGACAAAATGGTTGAGAATTTCATCGAAGAGAACAATGAAAAGCCATCCGCTGCCAAATTCGGCCGTAAATGCAATTGCTTTAACGGTAACAGCAATGATAGCTCCGATGATGAGTTTGATTTCTCTACTGGATTTTCTGACTCAGTTACAAACTCTTCGTTTGGGGATTCTTCCGATACTCTCAAG AGCTTAATTCCCTGTGCAAGTGTTGCTGAGAGGAATCTGTTAGCTGACACTTCAAAAATCGTTGAAAAGCACAAATCTTGCAAGCGTAAGGACGATTTGAGAAAAGTCGTCACTGATGAACTTTTAGCTCTTGGCTATAAAGCTTCTACCTGCAAATCCAAATGGGAAAAAACTTCATCTGTTCCTGCTG GTGAGTATGAGTACATTGATGTGACCGTGGAAGGAGAAAGAGTGATGATCGACCTAGATTTCAGATCGGAATTTGAAATAGCGCGATCGACGGGGAATTACAAGGCGGTTCTGCAATTGCTCCCGTTTATCTTCATCGGGAAAGCGGATCGGACTCAGCAGATAGTGTCAATCGTCTCGGAAGCAGCTAGGCAGAGCTTGAAGAAGAAAGGCATGCACATTGCGCCATGGCGCAAACCGGAGTATATGAAAGCCAAATGGCTTAGTCCCTACTCTAGAATCACACCTGCTCCACGCGCCGCCGCAGCAGAGGAGTCTGATGCCGTGGCCGAGAGCAAAGAGGCTCCATCGGAAA TGTGA
- the LOC107814542 gene encoding uncharacterized protein LOC107814542 isoform X2, with amino-acid sequence MPFPMKVQPIDSSTCTESIKNDTVKPPVLKSRLKRFFDRPFPSVLRISSAAEKPSAAGAANDGAVAAEFEPSSVCLDKMVENFIEENNEKPSAAKFGRKCNCFNGNSNDSSDDEFDFSTGFSDSVTNSSFGDSSDTLKSLIPCASVAERNLLADTSKIVEKHKSCKRKDDLRKVVTDELLALGYKASTCKSKWEKTSSVPAGEYEYIDVTVEGERVMIDLDFRSEFEIARSTGNYKAVLQLLPFIFIGKADRTQQIVSIVSEAARQSLKKKGMHIAPWRKPEYMKAKWLSPYSRITPAPRAAAAEESDAVAESKEAPSENFRCIH; translated from the exons ATGCCTTTTCCGATGAAGGTTCAGCCGATCGATTCTTCAACATGTACGGAATCAATCAAAAATGATACAGTTAAGCCGCCTGTGTTGAAATCGCGACTGAAAAGGTTCTTTGATCGACCGTTTCCTAGCGTTTTACGGATTTCGTCGGCGGCTGAGAAGCCGAGTGCCGCCGGCGCTGCTAATGACGGAGCAGTTGCCGCTGAGTTTGAGCCGAGTTCGGTTTGTTTGGACAAAATGGTTGAGAATTTCATCGAAGAGAACAATGAAAAGCCATCCGCTGCCAAATTCGGCCGTAAATGCAATTGCTTTAACGGTAACAGCAATGATAGCTCCGATGATGAGTTTGATTTCTCTACTGGATTTTCTGACTCAGTTACAAACTCTTCGTTTGGGGATTCTTCCGATACTCTCAAG AGCTTAATTCCCTGTGCAAGTGTTGCTGAGAGGAATCTGTTAGCTGACACTTCAAAAATCGTTGAAAAGCACAAATCTTGCAAGCGTAAGGACGATTTGAGAAAAGTCGTCACTGATGAACTTTTAGCTCTTGGCTATAAAGCTTCTACCTGCAAATCCAAATGGGAAAAAACTTCATCTGTTCCTGCTG GTGAGTATGAGTACATTGATGTGACCGTGGAAGGAGAAAGAGTGATGATCGACCTAGATTTCAGATCGGAATTTGAAATAGCGCGATCGACGGGGAATTACAAGGCGGTTCTGCAATTGCTCCCGTTTATCTTCATCGGGAAAGCGGATCGGACTCAGCAGATAGTGTCAATCGTCTCGGAAGCAGCTAGGCAGAGCTTGAAGAAGAAAGGCATGCACATTGCGCCATGGCGCAAACCGGAGTATATGAAAGCCAAATGGCTTAGTCCCTACTCTAGAATCACACCTGCTCCACGCGCCGCCGCAGCAGAGGAGTCTGATGCCGTGGCCGAGAGCAAAGAGGCTCCATCGGAAA atttcaGGTGTATTCATTGA
- the LOC107814542 gene encoding uncharacterized protein LOC107814542 isoform X1, with protein sequence MPFPMKVQPIDSSTCTESIKNDTVKPPVLKSRLKRFFDRPFPSVLRISSAAEKPSAAGAANDGAVAAEFEPSSVCLDKMVENFIEENNEKPSAAKFGRKCNCFNGNSNDSSDDEFDFSTGFSDSVTNSSFGDSSDTLKSLIPCASVAERNLLADTSKIVEKHKSCKRKDDLRKVVTDELLALGYKASTCKSKWEKTSSVPAGEYEYIDVTVEGERVMIDLDFRSEFEIARSTGNYKAVLQLLPFIFIGKADRTQQIVSIVSEAARQSLKKKGMHIAPWRKPEYMKAKWLSPYSRITPAPRAAAAEESDAVAESKEAPSESKSNELNLIFGDNASPLDSVSDEVKSPSLNSSLSEKISGEEEKPLQDPVMMMWQPPAVKPKSCDRGSKVIVTGLASLLREQP encoded by the exons ATGCCTTTTCCGATGAAGGTTCAGCCGATCGATTCTTCAACATGTACGGAATCAATCAAAAATGATACAGTTAAGCCGCCTGTGTTGAAATCGCGACTGAAAAGGTTCTTTGATCGACCGTTTCCTAGCGTTTTACGGATTTCGTCGGCGGCTGAGAAGCCGAGTGCCGCCGGCGCTGCTAATGACGGAGCAGTTGCCGCTGAGTTTGAGCCGAGTTCGGTTTGTTTGGACAAAATGGTTGAGAATTTCATCGAAGAGAACAATGAAAAGCCATCCGCTGCCAAATTCGGCCGTAAATGCAATTGCTTTAACGGTAACAGCAATGATAGCTCCGATGATGAGTTTGATTTCTCTACTGGATTTTCTGACTCAGTTACAAACTCTTCGTTTGGGGATTCTTCCGATACTCTCAAG AGCTTAATTCCCTGTGCAAGTGTTGCTGAGAGGAATCTGTTAGCTGACACTTCAAAAATCGTTGAAAAGCACAAATCTTGCAAGCGTAAGGACGATTTGAGAAAAGTCGTCACTGATGAACTTTTAGCTCTTGGCTATAAAGCTTCTACCTGCAAATCCAAATGGGAAAAAACTTCATCTGTTCCTGCTG GTGAGTATGAGTACATTGATGTGACCGTGGAAGGAGAAAGAGTGATGATCGACCTAGATTTCAGATCGGAATTTGAAATAGCGCGATCGACGGGGAATTACAAGGCGGTTCTGCAATTGCTCCCGTTTATCTTCATCGGGAAAGCGGATCGGACTCAGCAGATAGTGTCAATCGTCTCGGAAGCAGCTAGGCAGAGCTTGAAGAAGAAAGGCATGCACATTGCGCCATGGCGCAAACCGGAGTATATGAAAGCCAAATGGCTTAGTCCCTACTCTAGAATCACACCTGCTCCACGCGCCGCCGCAGCAGAGGAGTCTGATGCCGTGGCCGAGAGCAAAGAGGCTCCATCGGAAAGTAAGTCCAACGAGTTAAACTTGATTTTTGGTGACAACGCGTCGCCGTTAGATTCTGTTAGCGATGAGGTGAAGTCGCCATCGTTGAACTCGTCGCTGTCGGAGAAAATTTCCGGCGAGGAAGAGAAGCCGTTGCAGGATCCGGTGATGATGATGTGGCAACCTCCGGCTGTCAAGCCGAAGAGTTGCGATAGAGGAAGCAAAGTTATCGTCACCGGATTGGCTTCCCTTCTCAGGGAACAACCCTAA